Within Telopea speciosissima isolate NSW1024214 ecotype Mountain lineage chromosome 8, Tspe_v1, whole genome shotgun sequence, the genomic segment TTACATACATTAGATGGACGTATGTGTtaggcatggcatggatgtGGTTTGATATGTAATTCCTTTtttatcctccaggcagtccaattttggtggactggtttcctgatttataattttatttggaaaaggttgtaataatttttgaattagcttaaattatttattgtaaCCACTTGGAGATCGTGTTGAGATCGAGATCGTGTTGAGATTGGGATCTTATTTTTTATCATGGATCAAGGATCTTGTCGGTTCGTTGGAGTGAAGATTAAAGGAGggacttgctcacttgaagTGCCCAAGTTGATTGCAATTTTGAAATAAATTTCCTGTAATAGttagttgcatatgcattatcacataattatTGTCATGTGTGGGAGtaacatatgaggctatgattgctcccatccatcttataatcaaagtgagtttatcatggatatgaactcatgttgattaaagatgctatCCCACAATCATTGgtgtttgtatttttttcttggttggATATACTTTTATGCTTGTACATTGGATGTATGATTGTGATTTTTATGCGTTCCCACTATCCCTCAAttttaatacaagtgtgatatgggaaatcctagttggtgggattctcatggcTTTCCTTAGTTGGTAAGTGTAGAAATTTTATCGATCTACCCTTATAGATGTCGATAGGATAGTATTTGGATAGGTTAATGAAATTGTCTGCACTCATCTCACATTTATTAGGTAGAGAATATGGTCGGTGGTACATGTACTCTGATAGTAGGCActaacccacaaacaccataaTTCCCTCCTAAATTAAGGGTAagcacttgacttgagtgtgtatCAGTCGAtaagaatgggcatgacactcaaGCGACTAAATCATattggaagtctaagtgatgGATAGAACAGTCCACTCAACCAAGATGCGAATGACgaactccgataggctaagtTAGGAGCATAAGGGTTGATAGTTTTCCAATTCATACCCTataagctagagggaagcttgaggtgtgattgaccattgattgttcttaccccAATTTTTCAATGGTTAAAGATCATACTAATTGTTAATTTTTATACATCATATAGATTTAATAATGTTAACCCAAATCAACTATGCCGCCCTTATTAAAGACCATATTTTGACCGGCCTAAAAtatgttgactggaggaggacATCAAGTTACTCATGTCTGCAGAAGCTCTGATGTCTGTCCTagatgaagaagaacctgaATTTCCCAatgagaaaaaccctaaatctaaaGCGGTCTATGAGTTATTTCGTCAGAAAAACTCTAAGGCCAAACTCCTCGTGTTAAGTTCTCTGGAAAAGACCATCACTGATTCTGTCAAGGATCTGTACTTGACGAAGGatatgatggaggagttgaaggagatgtatggg encodes:
- the LOC122672234 gene encoding uncharacterized protein LOC122672234, whose amino-acid sequence is MSAEALMSVLDEEEPEFPNEKNPKSKAVYELFRQKNSKAKLLVLSSLEKTITDSVKDLYLTKDMMEELKEMYGREERHVHHQLVTLLHGTKMAQGTPVIDHVMKM